In Salinisphaera sp. LB1, one genomic interval encodes:
- a CDS encoding trehalose-6-phosphate synthase, with protein sequence MASQDSESNAVSQVGGDRLIMVSNRLPVSLERTEDNDWRAHPAAGGLVSALDPVMRRRGGVWVGWPGIADETTDTLRRVLDERRHAEGDYRLEPVALSAEDIAGFYEGFSNEVIWPLFHNRFTACRFDPGYWQVYQRVNREFAHRISEVAHAGDFIWVHDYHLVNVAAALRELGVYNRSSFFQHIPFPTADIFCNLPWWREIVRGLLSYDFIGVQTVTDRSNFLDVLTTMFDRVETEASASGIDIEIGDDGLARHQRRLRIGTVPISIDYAHIEKVAASEESLACAARFRESWGDRTVVIGVDRLDYTKGLPEKFEAFRELLRRHPELRTHVTLQQHVVPSRQQVPEYIEQKQEIERRVGEVNGEFTEPGWVPIHYIFHRMDQPELMAHYQVADIALVTPLKDGMNLVAKEFCAAKRDGNGVLILSEFAGAAAELGEHALLVNPHDVVSTAECIHAACRMPVAERRRRMQAMRKIIRAHNAFDWVEEFLRAAGAAA encoded by the coding sequence ATGGCGAGCCAAGATAGCGAGTCCAACGCAGTCAGCCAAGTGGGAGGGGATCGTCTGATTATGGTATCGAATCGGCTGCCGGTGTCGTTGGAACGAACCGAAGACAACGACTGGCGCGCCCATCCGGCCGCCGGCGGCCTGGTATCGGCGCTGGACCCGGTGATGCGCCGGCGCGGCGGGGTCTGGGTCGGCTGGCCCGGAATCGCCGACGAAACCACTGACACCCTGCGCCGCGTGCTGGATGAGCGGCGCCATGCCGAGGGCGACTATCGGCTGGAGCCGGTCGCCCTCAGTGCCGAGGATATCGCCGGGTTCTACGAAGGCTTTTCCAACGAAGTCATCTGGCCCCTGTTTCACAACCGCTTCACCGCGTGCCGCTTCGACCCCGGCTACTGGCAGGTGTACCAGCGTGTGAATCGGGAGTTCGCGCACCGCATCAGCGAGGTTGCGCACGCCGGGGATTTCATCTGGGTGCACGACTACCATCTGGTGAACGTTGCCGCGGCGCTGCGCGAGCTTGGCGTCTACAACCGCAGCAGTTTCTTTCAGCACATCCCGTTTCCGACCGCCGATATCTTCTGCAACCTGCCGTGGTGGCGCGAGATCGTGCGCGGCCTGCTCAGCTACGACTTCATCGGCGTGCAGACGGTGACCGACCGCAGCAATTTCCTGGATGTGCTGACGACGATGTTCGATCGCGTCGAGACCGAGGCCAGCGCTTCCGGCATCGATATCGAGATCGGCGACGATGGTCTCGCGCGGCACCAGCGCCGGCTACGGATCGGCACGGTGCCGATCAGTATCGACTACGCGCATATCGAGAAGGTGGCGGCCAGCGAGGAATCGCTCGCCTGCGCGGCGCGGTTTCGCGAAAGCTGGGGTGATCGAACGGTGGTCATCGGTGTCGACCGGCTGGATTACACCAAGGGCCTGCCGGAGAAGTTCGAGGCCTTTCGCGAGTTGCTGCGGCGCCATCCCGAGCTGCGCACGCATGTGACACTGCAGCAGCATGTCGTGCCGTCGCGCCAGCAGGTGCCGGAATACATCGAGCAGAAGCAGGAGATCGAGCGGCGGGTGGGCGAGGTCAACGGCGAGTTCACCGAGCCCGGCTGGGTGCCGATCCATTACATCTTCCATCGCATGGATCAGCCGGAGCTGATGGCGCATTACCAGGTCGCCGATATCGCGCTGGTCACCCCGCTCAAGGACGGCATGAACCTGGTGGCCAAGGAGTTCTGCGCGGCCAAGCGCGACGGCAACGGCGTGCTTATCCTCAGCGAGTTCGCCGGCGCGGCGGCCGAACTCGGCGAGCATGCGCTGCTGGTCAATCCGCACGACGTGGTTTCGACTGCCGAGTGTATTCACGCGGCCTGCCGAATGCCGGTCGCAGAACGGCGCCGGCGCATGCAGGCCATGCGCAAGATCATCCGCGCCCACAACGCCTTCGATTGGGTCGAGGAATTCCTGCGTGCGGCCGGTGCGGCCGCGTAG
- a CDS encoding DNA-3-methyladenine glycosylase, producing MSSATHPTASRDTRLAFDADAAVAHLTAADPVLGALMQRAGPYRPSTNAAPDVFHSLVRAIVYQQLSGKAAGTIHARLLAALNNGDSPGAAAIQATDDATLRGAGLSANKLAGLRALAAAQLAGELPDETHIDEYDDAELIQRYAAIRGIGRWTVEMLLMFHLGRPDVMPIHDLGVRKGYALTYGLDDLPKPKALEAAGEIWRPYRSVACWYMWRALEAEGATPQPQ from the coding sequence GTGTCTAGCGCTACCCATCCCACGGCGTCGCGCGACACGCGGCTGGCCTTCGATGCGGACGCCGCCGTGGCGCATCTGACAGCCGCGGATCCGGTGCTCGGCGCGCTCATGCAGCGCGCCGGGCCATATCGGCCGAGCACGAATGCTGCGCCGGACGTGTTTCATTCGCTGGTGCGCGCGATCGTGTACCAGCAGCTTTCCGGCAAGGCCGCCGGCACCATCCACGCCCGCCTGCTCGCGGCGTTGAACAATGGCGATTCGCCGGGTGCGGCCGCGATCCAGGCGACCGACGACGCCACGCTGCGCGGCGCCGGGCTGTCGGCCAACAAGCTCGCCGGCCTGCGCGCCCTGGCCGCGGCCCAGCTTGCCGGCGAACTGCCGGACGAGACGCACATCGACGAATACGACGATGCCGAACTGATCCAGCGCTACGCCGCGATCCGCGGCATCGGCCGCTGGACGGTCGAGATGCTGTTGATGTTCCACCTCGGCCGGCCCGATGTGATGCCGATCCACGATCTGGGCGTGCGCAAGGGCTACGCCCTGACCTACGGGCTCGACGATCTGCCCAAACCGAAGGCGCTGGAAGCGGCCGGTGAAATCTGGCGGCCCTATCGCTCCGTCGCCTGCTGGTACATGTGGCGCGCCCTGGAAGCCGAAGGCGCCACGCCGCAGCCGCAATAG
- a CDS encoding SDR family oxidoreductase — translation MHVLVVGAHGKIGRRFIHAVDGSGHTARAMIRDSGQMEEMRAVGAADVVVADLEGDCSAALSGCDAVVFTAGSGGHTPPEKTEDVDRNGAISIIDQAVSAGVNRFVMVSSMNADTPEKGSQKMQHYFRAKGAADNHLRSTDLEYTIVRPGKLTEGDGTGHVDIAKDLGRYGEIPRDDVARVLLMTLDSPNTIGQHFEVLSGDTPIDKALLGV, via the coding sequence ATGCATGTATTGGTCGTAGGCGCCCACGGCAAGATCGGCCGTCGCTTCATCCATGCCGTCGACGGCAGCGGACACACCGCCCGCGCCATGATTCGCGACAGCGGCCAGATGGAGGAGATGAGGGCCGTCGGCGCCGCCGATGTCGTGGTGGCCGATCTCGAAGGCGATTGCAGCGCGGCGCTGTCCGGCTGCGATGCCGTGGTCTTCACCGCCGGTTCCGGCGGCCACACGCCGCCGGAGAAGACCGAGGACGTGGATCGTAACGGCGCCATCTCCATCATCGACCAGGCCGTATCGGCCGGCGTGAACCGATTCGTGATGGTGTCGTCGATGAACGCCGATACGCCGGAGAAAGGGTCGCAGAAGATGCAGCACTATTTCCGGGCCAAGGGGGCGGCCGACAATCATCTGCGCTCGACCGATCTGGAATACACCATCGTGCGCCCGGGCAAGCTCACCGAGGGCGACGGTACCGGCCATGTGGATATCGCCAAGGATCTCGGCCGCTACGGCGAGATTCCGCGCGATGATGTGGCGCGCGTATTGCTGATGACGCTGGATTCGCCCAACACCATCGGCCAGCACTTCGAAGTGCTGTCGGGCGATACACCCATCGACAAGGCCCTGCTCGGTGTCTAG
- a CDS encoding glutathione binding-like protein, producing MIDLYTWTTPNGHKVHIMLEEIGAAYTAHPINIGKGDQFADAFLKISPNNKIPAIVDQDGPNGKPYALFESGAILMYLADKAGRLLPQDPVKRYDAIQWLMFQMGSVGPMLGQAHHFNKYAPEKIEYAVKRYENEANRLYGVMDRRLAETRFLAGNDYSIADIATWPWLRSAETQGVNIDDYPNVRRWFDMIGDRENVQAGLQVLADHKSDLTDDEAYENMFGNKQYEKR from the coding sequence ATGATCGATCTGTACACCTGGACCACGCCCAATGGGCACAAGGTTCATATCATGCTCGAGGAGATCGGTGCGGCGTACACCGCGCATCCGATCAACATCGGCAAGGGCGACCAGTTCGCCGACGCGTTTCTAAAGATCAGCCCAAACAACAAGATCCCGGCGATCGTCGATCAGGACGGCCCGAACGGCAAGCCGTATGCGCTGTTCGAATCCGGTGCGATCCTGATGTATCTGGCCGATAAGGCCGGCCGGCTGCTGCCGCAGGACCCGGTCAAGCGCTACGATGCCATCCAGTGGCTGATGTTCCAGATGGGCAGCGTCGGCCCGATGCTGGGCCAGGCGCATCACTTCAACAAGTACGCGCCGGAGAAGATCGAGTACGCGGTCAAGCGCTACGAGAACGAGGCCAATCGGCTGTACGGCGTGATGGATCGGCGACTCGCCGAAACCAGGTTCCTGGCCGGCAACGATTACTCGATTGCCGATATCGCCACCTGGCCGTGGCTGCGATCCGCCGAAACCCAGGGCGTGAACATCGACGACTACCCGAACGTCCGGCGCTGGTTTGACATGATCGGCGACCGCGAGAACGTGCAGGCCGGCCTGCAGGTCCTGGCCGATCACAAGTCGGATCTGACCGACGACGAAGCGTACGAGAACATGTTCGGCAACAAGCAGTACGAAAAGCGCTGA
- the ilvB gene encoding biosynthetic-type acetolactate synthase large subunit, which translates to MTELHTAPETRPHHPLTGRVMTGAEVLVQVLADEGVDTVFGYSGGAILPTYDAIFRFNEEHHDLMPLIVPANEQGAGFMAAGYARASGKVGVALVTSGPGATNAVTPVRDSMADSVPMVLICGQVARAAIGTDAFQEAPVTNIMSSAAKHVFMVTDPDKLEATVRTAFEIARSGRPGPVVIDVPKDVQNADCRFAGSGVLPVPGYRQRMRDLRSNKLSDEKCAEFFRLLGASKRPLIYAGGGVINSDSANELRALAQAYGIPVVTTLMGIGAFDTTDALSLHMLGMHGTAFANYAVEDCDFLIAVGARFDDRVAGRPDDFAPEAEAIAHFDADASEINKVKRVDWHHVGLFAPSLARVLAYGREHGFANDLSDWHQHIAALKRDYAMNYDRDSTLIQPYAVIEEINRHTDGRAVIATGVGQHQMWAAQYFDFREPRLWLTSGSMGTMGFGLPAAIGAACARRDKLVIDIDGDSSIRMNIGELETATTYDLPVKVVVLNNIGDGMVKQWQKLFFKGRLSASDKSLHKKDFIKAAEADGFEFARRVTDPAELPATIAAFLDFKGPAFLEVMVDPDAGVYPMVGPGKTYKQMITGDFINDRYSDDADDTEVGPSEMF; encoded by the coding sequence TCCCGAAACCCGTCCGCATCATCCGCTGACCGGTCGTGTCATGACCGGCGCCGAGGTGCTCGTGCAGGTCCTGGCCGACGAAGGGGTGGATACGGTATTCGGCTACTCCGGCGGCGCCATTCTGCCGACCTACGATGCCATCTTCCGCTTCAATGAAGAACATCACGACCTGATGCCGCTGATCGTGCCGGCCAACGAACAGGGCGCGGGCTTCATGGCCGCGGGTTATGCGCGCGCCTCGGGCAAGGTTGGCGTGGCGCTGGTGACCTCCGGGCCGGGCGCGACCAACGCGGTCACGCCGGTGCGCGACTCGATGGCCGATTCCGTGCCCATGGTGCTCATCTGCGGCCAGGTCGCACGCGCGGCCATCGGCACCGATGCCTTCCAGGAGGCGCCGGTGACCAACATCATGAGTTCGGCGGCCAAGCATGTGTTCATGGTCACCGATCCGGACAAGCTGGAAGCCACGGTGCGCACGGCGTTCGAGATCGCGCGCTCCGGCCGCCCGGGCCCGGTCGTGATCGATGTGCCCAAGGACGTGCAGAACGCCGATTGCCGCTTCGCCGGATCCGGCGTGCTGCCGGTGCCGGGCTATCGCCAGCGCATGCGCGATCTGCGCTCGAACAAGCTCTCCGACGAGAAATGCGCTGAGTTCTTCCGCCTGCTGGGCGCGTCCAAGCGCCCGCTGATCTACGCCGGCGGCGGCGTGATCAATTCCGACTCCGCCAACGAGCTGCGCGCCCTGGCCCAGGCCTATGGCATCCCCGTGGTCACCACGCTGATGGGTATCGGCGCCTTCGACACCACCGACGCCCTGTCGCTGCACATGCTGGGCATGCACGGCACCGCGTTCGCCAATTACGCGGTCGAGGACTGCGATTTCCTGATCGCGGTCGGCGCCCGCTTCGACGATCGCGTGGCGGGCCGGCCGGACGATTTCGCGCCCGAAGCCGAGGCGATTGCGCATTTCGATGCCGATGCCTCGGAGATCAACAAGGTCAAGCGGGTCGACTGGCATCACGTGGGCCTGTTCGCGCCCAGCCTGGCGCGCGTGCTGGCCTATGGTCGCGAGCACGGTTTTGCCAACGATCTGTCCGACTGGCATCAGCATATCGCCGCGCTCAAGCGCGACTATGCGATGAACTACGATCGCGACAGCACCCTGATCCAGCCTTATGCCGTGATCGAGGAGATCAACCGGCACACCGACGGTCGGGCCGTGATCGCCACCGGCGTGGGCCAGCACCAGATGTGGGCGGCGCAGTACTTCGATTTCCGCGAGCCGCGCCTGTGGCTGACCTCCGGCTCGATGGGCACCATGGGCTTCGGCCTGCCGGCGGCCATCGGTGCCGCCTGCGCGCGGCGCGACAAGCTAGTGATCGATATCGACGGCGACAGCTCGATCCGCATGAACATCGGCGAGCTGGAGACCGCGACCACCTACGACCTGCCGGTCAAGGTGGTGGTGCTCAACAACATCGGCGACGGCATGGTGAAACAGTGGCAGAAGCTGTTCTTCAAGGGCCGCCTGTCGGCTTCGGACAAGTCGCTGCACAAAAAGGACTTCATCAAGGCGGCCGAGGCCGACGGCTTCGAGTTCGCCCGGCGCGTGACCGACCCGGCCGAGTTGCCGGCCACCATCGCCGCCTTCCTCGACTTCAAGGGCCCGGCGTTCCTGGAAGTCATGGTCGATCCGGATGCCGGCGTCTACCCGATGGTCGGCCCCGGCAAGACCTACAAGCAGATGATCACCGGCGACTTCATCAACGATCGCTACAGCGACGACGCCGACGATACCGAAGTCGGACCATCCGAGATGTTCTGA